The nucleotide sequence cttaattagcccaacacttatgtaagtatcactttaggaGTTACCTAGATGAAAAACATGGTAAGAAACTTATTTACCACTTACTTGCACACTTACCCCACAAAGTTACCCTTTAACCATTCACCCTTAGTCAAAGAAGCATGCACATTGAGTGAGCAACTCCCTCCCCCATTGGTGGGAGGTTCACGGCCAAGAGAGCATGGGGAGGGGGGTTTTTGGTTTCCAAGTTTGACTACATAATCTCTTGCTttctcatttctcacacacacttcaaacttgcaaCTAATTTCTCTCCTTTtactctctagttcttgtaagtaactttGAGCAATTCCCTCTTCTTCCTCCTTGCTAAAACCGAACCAAAACACCcctctaatcatcatcatttacttgttgttacttgttcttgttcttGTTACTTACTTATAGTTGTTTTGCTTACTAGTTCCTTGATAATACATACCAATTACTAAggagcaaactttctagtttgattctttatTTATCTTGTGTTAGcaagaacatgcaagaacaaaactctctagtttatgttctacctttattGTTTTGAAGGAtaaaagttcatgtgttgtgagcatacttgtgttcatgaagtaaacttaaaagtttactttctaaagatcaagacttaggcttgaatctttaaaagtatgaaacccatgaacttactacttgtgtaattactttatttttctcatttgttcatcttttaaaatcgtgattttggttgtggatggtcaagtgttacaagttaactttgatctcgtttctcttgaactaaagattaactttaaaaaggttcaagaacataaaaTTTACTTACAACTTTAGACCAATCTAAAAACTATGTACtaccacttaagatcttgatttatttagtttattttcaaATTATAGTACAATGTTATTTTTACATTacatgcatgtgttgaatctatgaccttgatgcaactttggttcatcaaccttcatgcaactctaaagtgagttgtgcttcatatcatagactcacacaagggttatgatggtcaaatcatgGTCAatatgatgctaacacatcaacgagttgtgcacttgaagctatatgcatcaaggatgagaaccgtgatgagcatcaagcaccaaaccaCCGGAATCCATttaaaacttactgtttctgtccaactttctgatcagctgaattcgtaacagaccagtaggtctgggctgatctaaccttgatttttggataggacttttcgagtagataacttttcatataagactcgtcttcatacgagttacggtttagagtctatggccctccgatcgtcactaggtccatttacttttctgtttcctgtttctgttttctgtttactgttttctgagtcagacccaaacacctgggctactgtaactgcaatattcagttatctctgttcgagtagataatttttcgtttaggactcgtcttaatacgagttacggtttaggatttatggccctccgatcgtcactaggtcctttaacgttgtgcagaaaattctgacctactcgcacttaaaccgtcgccacggtcaaaataagatgagtttgcttctgagatttttagcacccttaagggactcatagacggagccatggccactggtctcaccttatttcagtaggtatagagaccgtggtgactgaccgaagtcagcctttgttttaaaacttcttttatgaacaaaacatacctatacttttcgtttgatgatgattgatgatgacccttatgaccttatttacatacttataaaccttttaagacaagctactgacttggtactatttgacttaggttgaggacttttggaccgattacttgctcactttcccgactctacattactactattttaccgctacttatcattgtgagttatagctttccctttttactttaacttattttgggaactgagaatacatgcgcattttatgttttacataataggcacgagtacttaaactttatatatgtgtgggttatataacggcagaaacattccctttagctcggtaacgtttaatcattggtttttgaactgtgaacgcgaatcttagatatggatccatagggtttgacatccccactcgggctagtcgcgctagcatttaacgagtgtttaatacttcgaggtcatacgcacttgccatgtgcactttcagggggtacataaacgttaagttagttaccgggtgcccgcggttaagcatatacttttacatacttttgaaacgctcgttgtagcaccgaaatctcgtggcctacttacattactgttatacttaaactatagctcaccaacctttgtgttgacctttttaagcgtgtatttctcaggtgcttgaagtcgcttccgctatcatactagtcgtgctgtagaacccgctgcttagagttgttatcgcatgactacttatcttgcattcaaacttatttacttttgaaactatgttatgtaacgacctttgtggtcacgtacacttatttaatgcttctacttagtgaagcttacttttggattgtaaaacattcgacgtttgttatgacgtcacttttattaatgaatgcaaactctgttttgaaaacgcatatagtacttaaccttgtaatgatcctgttgatgatggtccgtacgtgatgatttagtacggggcgtcacatacaaCGCCCAAGATTGGTATGGTTCCGTATGGTTGTCGTGTTTGCTTGGTTCTTCCCGCCATATGCACGGTCACACTCCTAGCGTGTGTGGGTATGAACGGGTATGATGTAGACAATCATTATAAGAAATTCTTAACGCAAAGAAAGCCAATGAGATTGATCGTGTGATCTCATTTGTTTGTTTGTAGATAGAATTGTACGTGTTATGGGTTGAACGAGATTCAAGCCGGAAAATAGTTGAAATTGCCGGTATGACATGAATAGTCTTCAATCGTAATCCATCAACTCGAAAGTGATGATATATAGTTTATCggccaaatttttatttttatttttttatttggcGAAAAAACAAAGAACGTATATAACCAAGGATTTTTCATCAAACGATGAAAAACCTATCAAAAGATACAAGGGGACCGGAAAGTCTCGCGACTAGAAAGCGTAACCTAACATCCGAAAACAAGCCATGAAACGGCTATCTACCCGCGAGCTGAGCCGAAAAGGAATACAAGGGACTGAGCGAAAACCTATTCAGCACAAAACAACCAAGCACAAACGACCCAAAACAAACAAGCACAAACGACCCAAAACAAACAACTAAAACAACAAAGCTACACAAAAGCAAAAGTAACGTACAAACATAAAACCTCGACTAGATACAACAAAAGACCGCATCCAACCGACATCATCAAAAGGACATCTTATTGCAAGTCGGCCCGAGAAGATTTCATTCCCTTCAAATCCGGTCTCTGAACCTTACCCTCAACCTTATCCTTACGAAAATGTTTACCCCCACGAGACTTAATAAAAGACGAGAAGGGCGATTCGAAAGATGAGAATCGCACAATCTTGCCAATATTCGAAGACTCATCCATCACTTCAACATCATCACCACGAACAACAAATGGGACGTCACACCCGAACCACTCACCTTGTTTTTAATGAATTTATCCGATGTAGTCTCAAAACAGTTTGAACCAATACGTACAATATCGATACTAGACATTACCAAAAGAGATTTCAAATTCACCACCTTACTCCTCTCCTCACAAACATTTATTGGTTGATAAATGGACCATTATCTTCCAAACAAACATCCTTGGCAATATTCACCACTTTTTCACTTAAGGGTCAGAAGAACCAAAATTCGAAAATGAACGAGTACCTCCATCCACGCGTCCACCGTTACTTCACGATGCACTCAAACTCAACATTAAAATTACGCATAAACCGCGACACCTAAATACATTTTCTTCTCGCACTTTTTACCGGCACATGGGAACGATACAAAATCAACCTTAGATTGCGAATCATCTTGCTCAGAAGCTAACGAAGAGTGATGAGCAGCACGACTTGTTTCCACAACGAAAGCACAGCCCGACCCAACACTATTACGATCAGCACTAGAGCAGAACCCCTTGGCAACCAAAGCCGTCCTATACGATTTTTCGTGATCCCAATAAACTACAGCCGTAGGGCGATCTAAACCAACCACATTAGTAACACATCTTCTTGTAAATTTATTAATGAAAACTTCGGATTATTTGATTTTGAAAAATCTAGTAAATAAGACAAACAGACGTAGATCTATTATTTTTAAAtctgtataattattaataaataataattaaaaagtaaTTCATGATTGCAAAATTGTCACAAAAAAGGAACCCGTAAAGGTATATACCCAATATAATTCGTTCTTTTCTGTTATAACAACTGAAATTGAACACTTTGCTGCATCAACTATCAactaattgataaaaaaaaaaaaaaaaaaaagtttcatgGGTACTACTATCATGGTAATTACTTCAATATCCTGATCTCAACTGTTAGGGTTTGATTTTATCAACACAAGTTTACTTTTCTGGGTAGGTTGCCACTATATGTACTGAAGTTTCTGTTATTTTGCTTTATTTGTAACAAACACATTATATGATTCTTGATTTGTTTTAATTACAGGGAAGGATGTTTAAAGTTGCAGGGTTCAGTTTGGTAGCAGGGTTGTTTATTTTATTGAGCCTAAAAGAAGTGGCATCACATGGAGATCATGCTTTTGCAAAGATTGGTATATATCAAGTGACATTTGCTATAAGTGATGATGCTTCAATCAAAGCTTTTCCTACAATTCTTGGATTAAAGGTTAATAAAGTTGAGTTTTAAGTTtggtaattcatattcatattataatatatttattgcCATGTTAGTTCTTATACCAGTTTTGAACTTGAAATTAGCGACTGAATAAGTGTGATTTTTTTAAACTTATGCagcttttttttgtttttttttgttttttttttttttagaaccaaAATACTGAATGGGTGACTGTAGATATTAGCAACTTGAATCCATCAATTGATGATTGGATTGGAGTATTCTCCCCTGCCAATTTCAGGTTCTTATAATTTTCGTTTTATTTATTACACCAGTTTTTCTGATGGGGCAggaccaaggttgtaaaagtcatgAGCCGGGGACGAGTCGGTGGGGACCCTCGAGAACGAGTCGgcgttgaccaactttgacttttagtaataaataaattaaacattTTTATTACACATAAATATATCAAACGTATATATTTCAAAGAAAGATTTTTGACacaaaatatattattaaaaatataaaatttttaccTAACTTTGACTTTGACCTACTCAGACCCGACTCGGACCACTTTGAACGAGTTGACCGAGACTTTGACCGGACTTTTTAGCGTTGACTGACTTTTAAGGTAATTCAGAGACGGGCTAGCCCCGAACCGACGCGTCGGCTGACTCTGCGGACTTTTACAACAGTGTCTAACAATTTTATTGTTTTCAGTGATTCTACATGCTTCCCCGAAAACTCAAGATTTAGCCCTCCGTATTTGTGCACTGCGCCTATTAAGGTTTGTTTACTTGGGTCCTGGCTAGTTTCATGTATTAAGCGGTgtttaatttgttttttttttcatcACAATATGTTTAGCTAACTTTGCAACTTACTTTTTCAGTACCAATATGCAAATTACACCAATCCTAATTACAAAGTTACAGGAAAAGCTACATTAAAACTTGAGTTGATCAATCAAAGATCTGACTTCTCTTTTGCATTGTTCACAGGCGGATTATCGACTGTAATTTTTCTCTTAATCCACTTACCTTTTTTTTATATAGATTTTTTAAATTTGCATCTCTTGGtcgaatttaatttaaaaaatttcGGTCATATGTGGACAGCCAAAGCTGGTGGCAGTTTCAAATACAGTTGCTTTTGCAAACCCGAATGCACCAAATTTCCCCCGGTTAGCTCAAGGAAAGATGTGGGATGAAGTGAGCTCCACCTCTATTTTATTCGTATATGTatacaattatatatgtatatacatgggcTAAACTGCatagacttatatatatatatatatatatatatatatatatatatatatatatatatatatggtcataatcaagagggaagtacttttttgggggaagggggaagcaaattttttttttctttcgttttttgaaaaaactttgttcacgaatattatagattagatgaaaatatgaacatttaaaaaagacactttgtgatgaatgtcattattttggcgggaaaacgctcaaagaaaaaaataaaaaaaaacattcaatgcatttaaTGTTATGcttctgagtttatttgcatcgttttgttttcatcttgtgtgaagtgtttttttcgaatttagcccgatttagagtttagggtttagggtttagggttttcgggtttactccgtaaaccctcaacccaaaaccctaaacccaaaacccaaaaccctaaactctaagccGTTCGTGTTAAAACTTTTAatctaaaccttaatttctaaaccctaaaccctaatttctaaaccttaaaccctaatttctaaactctaatagctaaaccctaatttttaaccccctaatttctaaaccctaatttctaaccctttaaaaaaaaactctgaatcaaaacattcaatgcattgattaaatctctctctctctctctctctctctctctctatatatatatatatatatatatatatatatatatatatatgggcaggctcaatggggaagtaaccaatcggggggaagcaaattttttttttttttttttttcgttttttgaaaaaactttgttcacgaacattatagattggatgaaaatatgaacatttaaaaaagacacttcgtgatgaatgttattattttggggggaaaacgatcgacaaaaataacattcaagataatattgttcgtgaagaatgttaacgtttttttttttttttttcatgttttgtgaagtaaaatttagcccgatttagggtttagggtttagggtttagagtttggtgttttgggtttattccataaacccaaaacaccaaaccctaaaccctaaactctaaaccgttcgtgttaaaaactcaatctaaatcctaaatctaaaccctaaaccctaaatttctaaaccctaatatctaaaccctataaaccctaatatctaaaccctaatatctaaaacctcaacatactctcgaaaaacacgataattgttatatattacttcttcgagcgttttcccgccaaaataaaaacatttatcacaaagtgtctttattaaatgttcatattttcatccaatctataatgttcgtgaacaaagttttttcaaaaaatgaaaaaaaaaaaaaaaatatttgcttccccccgcttcccccgattagttacttccctcttgatcctaccactatatatatatatatatatgacttaatTTTCAGATGACTGTAACATGGACCAGTGGATATGGAATCGATAAAGCAGTGCCGTTTGTCGAATGGGGGCAGATAGGTGGAGAGCAGAGGCACTCTTATGCTGGAACGTTGACTTTTGACCGCAATAGCATGTGTGGTGTGTATAACATaaagtttatttataaaaaaaattaataattatggGAATTTCATATTTTGGAGTGGCACGTTTCAATTTTATTGATGTAtacgtgtatgtgtatgtgtatgcaGGTGCACCAGCAAGAACTGTGGGTTGGCGTGATCCTGGTTATATTCATACTACCTTCTTGAAAGACTTATGGCCCAATCAAATGTATGCTATaccttttttataaaataaatgaaaGCGGATACCGTATATCGGCACTATCAATAGTCTTATAAAGAATTATACAGTAGGTGGGCAGGTGGCAATTTCTATCCATTAACTTATGAGTTGGTCAATGTGGGTTTTGTTCTAATGTTGTTCTGTAGTAATAACTACCTCGTTAACTAttcataaaaataaatataaggtaCAAGTGTGTGGGTTAGCCAACCTGACTCGGTTCAACGTCATAAAATTTGACCCTTTTTGGCAGACTCACCCTTTTTGGCAGCGTTTCAAACGTCTTGTAACAAAGATTtatatttaacatgtttatataggtATACATACAAGCTAGGGCACAAATTACCAAATGATACTATCATTTGGAGCAAAACGTACCAGTTTAAATCATCTCCATTTCCAGGTCAAGACTCTCTACAACGTGTTATCATTTTTGGTGACATGGGAAAGGTTTGAACTTTATTATTCAGATCGCGTTTTTTTCAAGCGAAAAATCAATTGCTTGTGTTTATATATGATATTTATGTGAACTCAATGCAGGATGAGGCCGATGGGTCCAACGAATACAATAATTTTCAACCTGGATCGCTTAACACTACAAAGCAACTAATCAATGATTTGGAAAACTTCGATATCGTCTTCCATATTGGAGATATCTGCTATGCAAATGGGTATCTTTCACAGTGGGATCAATTTACTTCTCAGATTGAACCAATAGCCTCAGTTGTACCCTATATGATTGCTAGGTATCCTTAGATTCTATTCTTTTAATTGTAATCAATCATCGAGAAGGACCATTGAGCTAATAGCTCAGGGGTACCCGTTGCCTTAGAAGCTAGGGCCTGCCGATCTACACTGAGGAGTTTGACTCTGAGGTCAAACAACTTTCTACATTTACTTGATTTTTTAAAATAGCTTCTAAGGTATTTCTTGTTTTACTTGTACGCAAATTTTATGTGGTTACCAAACTTTTCTCAAAATCAAAGTTATTTTATAGCGTTAAGAAGTTTCAGATTAATGCTTGACCTCAAAAGTCAAATCAACTCTTGATCTTGCATAACTGATTTGGAGTTACTAAACTCAAATTTAGTACTTCCAACGGTCAGATGGAATAAAAAACACGAATTTAATATTTTTGAGAAAGTTGAAGGATATGTTTGACCCAAAATCCAAAAATGTGTCTCTTATTCTTGGAGGTCTTTGTTACAGTATTAATTTTCGATAATCAAATGATAGTCTTTTCTTTGTAGTGGTAATCACGAACGTGACTGGCCCAACTCGGGATCCTTTTACGAGAACAATGATTCTGGAGGAGAATGTGGTGTTGTGGCTGAAACTATGTTTTACGTCCCAACTGTTACAAGAAATAAAGTCTGGTACATATCAAGTCTTGTACTTCCATAATAATATCCTTAAATTAGGTTGATGTAAACTAACATTGACTTTGATTTGATTTTATttgattttatttttttgtttttttatttcagGTATTCTACAGACCATGGGATGTTTAGGTTCTGCGTTGCTGACACGGAGCATGATTGGAGGGAAGGCACAGAGCAGTACAATTTCATTGAAAAATGTTTCGCATCTGTAGATCGACAAAAACAACCGTGGTTAATCTTTATCGCACATCGCGTACTCGGATATTCGTCCTCGTtgttttatgcagttgaaggttcaTTTGCAGAGCCAATGGGGAGGGACAGCCTTCAAAAGCTTTGGCAAAAATACAAAGTTGATATAGCTGTTTATGGTCATGCGCATAATTATGAGAGGACCTGTCCAGTTTATGAGGTATGTTTATAACCACGATCGCTAGAGGTGATAAGATGGATGGGTTTGGTTACATGTCAAATTGGGTTGGGTTGTGTTGGAACATACATATTAAATAGATATCGACATGGGCCAGGTGGTTGTTACGATAATAAATAATATGTTAACTAATATAATAAAAATCATATTGTAACAATAATGgtgataataaataatatattaactaaaataataaaaatcatattgtTACAATAATGATGTAATTCTTCGAATAAACAATTTAGGAGGTTCTAGGTTGTATGAATTCGAAATagactttgaccaactttgactc is from Rutidosis leptorrhynchoides isolate AG116_Rl617_1_P2 chromosome 10, CSIRO_AGI_Rlap_v1, whole genome shotgun sequence and encodes:
- the LOC139871588 gene encoding probable inactive purple acid phosphatase 1 isoform X2, whose product is MFKVAGFSLVAGLFILLSLKEVASHGDHAFAKIGIYQVTFAISDDASIKAFPTILGLKNQNTEWVTVDISNLNPSIDDWIGVFSPANFSDSTCFPENSRFSPPYLCTAPIKYQYANYTNPNYKVTGKATLKLELINQRSDFSFALFTGGLSTPKLVAVSNTVAFANPNAPNFPRLAQGKMWDEMTVTWTSGYGIDKAVPFVEWGQIGGEQRHSYAGTLTFDRNSMCGAPARTVGWRDPGYIHTTFLKDLWPNQMYTYKLGHKLPNDTIIWSKTYQFKSSPFPGQDSLQRVIIFGDMGKDEADGSNEYNNFQPGSLNTTKQLINDLENFDIVFHIGDICYANGYLSQWDQFTSQIEPIASVVPYMIASGNHERDWPNSGSFYENNDSGGECGVVAETMFYVPTVTRNKVWYSTDHGMFRFCVADTEHDWREGTEQYNFIEKCFASVDRQKQPWLIFIAHRVLGYSSSLFYAVEGSFAEPMGRDSLQKLWQKYKVDIAVYGHAHNYERTCPVYENICTNNEKNHYKGSLNGTIHVVAGGGGADLTPFAPFNTVWSIFRDYDYGFLKLTAFNHSTLLFEYKKSSDGQVYDSFTIARDYRDILACTIDSCSSTTLAS
- the LOC139871588 gene encoding probable inactive purple acid phosphatase 1 isoform X3, which gives rise to MFKVAGFSLVAGLFILLSLKEVASHGDHAFAKIGIYQVTFAISDDASIKAFPTILGLKVNKNQNTEWVTVDISNLNPSIDDWIGVFSPANFSDSTCFPENSRFSPPYLCTAPIKYQYANYTNPNYKVTGKATLKLELINQRSDFSFALFTGGLSTPKLVAVSNTVAFANPNAPNFPRLAQGKMWDEMTVTWTSGYGIDKAVPFVEWGQIGGEQRHSYAGTLTFDRNSMCGAPARTVGWRDPGYIHTTFLKDLWPNQMYTYKLGHKLPNDTIIWSKTYQFKSSPFPGQDSLQRVIIFGDMGKDEADGSNEYNNFQPGSLNTTKQLINDLENFDIVFHIGDICYANGGNHERDWPNSGSFYENNDSGGECGVVAETMFYVPTVTRNKVWYSTDHGMFRFCVADTEHDWREGTEQYNFIEKCFASVDRQKQPWLIFIAHRVLGYSSSLFYAVEGSFAEPMGRDSLQKLWQKYKVDIAVYGHAHNYERTCPVYENICTNNEKNHYKGSLNGTIHVVAGGGGADLTPFAPFNTVWSIFRDYDYGFLKLTAFNHSTLLFEYKKSSDGQVYDSFTIARDYRDILACTIDSCSSTTLAS
- the LOC139871588 gene encoding probable inactive purple acid phosphatase 1 isoform X1 — protein: MFKVAGFSLVAGLFILLSLKEVASHGDHAFAKIGIYQVTFAISDDASIKAFPTILGLKVNKNQNTEWVTVDISNLNPSIDDWIGVFSPANFSDSTCFPENSRFSPPYLCTAPIKYQYANYTNPNYKVTGKATLKLELINQRSDFSFALFTGGLSTPKLVAVSNTVAFANPNAPNFPRLAQGKMWDEMTVTWTSGYGIDKAVPFVEWGQIGGEQRHSYAGTLTFDRNSMCGAPARTVGWRDPGYIHTTFLKDLWPNQMYTYKLGHKLPNDTIIWSKTYQFKSSPFPGQDSLQRVIIFGDMGKDEADGSNEYNNFQPGSLNTTKQLINDLENFDIVFHIGDICYANGYLSQWDQFTSQIEPIASVVPYMIASGNHERDWPNSGSFYENNDSGGECGVVAETMFYVPTVTRNKVWYSTDHGMFRFCVADTEHDWREGTEQYNFIEKCFASVDRQKQPWLIFIAHRVLGYSSSLFYAVEGSFAEPMGRDSLQKLWQKYKVDIAVYGHAHNYERTCPVYENICTNNEKNHYKGSLNGTIHVVAGGGGADLTPFAPFNTVWSIFRDYDYGFLKLTAFNHSTLLFEYKKSSDGQVYDSFTIARDYRDILACTIDSCSSTTLAS